One Desulfomicrobium apsheronum genomic region harbors:
- the rpsP gene encoding 30S ribosomal protein S16 has protein sequence MALKLRLTRMGSKKKPFYRIVAVDSASRRDGRALDYVGYYNPMTEPAEIKFDQDKVKSWIELGAQPTDTVRSLLKKSGFSK, from the coding sequence ATGGCTTTGAAACTCAGACTGACCCGCATGGGCTCCAAGAAGAAACCGTTTTACCGCATCGTGGCCGTGGATTCCGCTTCCCGCCGTGACGGCCGGGCCCTTGATTATGTGGGCTATTACAACCCCATGACCGAGCCCGCCGAGATCAAGTTCGATCAGGACAAGGTCAAAAGCTGGATCGAACTGGGTGCGCAGCCCACAGATACGGTTCGCTCCTTGCTAAAGAAGTCTGGATTCAGTAAATAG
- a CDS encoding KH domain-containing protein, translating into MLKDLIEFIAKSLVDNPDSVSVTEIEGEQTSVIELKVAKEDLGKVIGKQGRTARAMRTILGAASTKIRKRSVLEILE; encoded by the coding sequence ATGCTCAAGGATTTGATCGAATTCATAGCCAAGTCTTTGGTGGATAATCCGGACAGTGTCTCGGTGACTGAAATCGAGGGAGAGCAGACCTCCGTCATTGAGCTGAAGGTGGCCAAGGAAGATCTGGGCAAGGTTATCGGCAAGCAGGGGCGCACGGCCAGGGCCATGCGGACCATCTTGGGCGCGGCTTCAACCAAAATCAGGAAACGTTCAGTCCTGGAAATTCTGGAGTAA
- the rimM gene encoding ribosome maturation factor RimM (Essential for efficient processing of 16S rRNA) yields the protein MSEEKLDPVKLVELGRVQKPHGLRGELCIEPYADSPFIFEGLTRIYLRLPGKKPRPCVLEGWRAHQGRALITVDRSQGRDQAEAWRGADVLARERDLPPLDEDEYRSEDLVGLPVMHVNGSRIGLLEDIRDVAGQELWFIHDEAGNEIMLPAVDEFILDIDIDAGVILVDPPDGLLELYQQP from the coding sequence GTGTCCGAAGAGAAATTGGACCCGGTCAAGCTCGTGGAACTGGGTCGGGTTCAGAAACCACATGGCCTCAGGGGGGAGCTCTGCATCGAACCATATGCAGACTCCCCTTTCATCTTTGAGGGGCTGACCCGCATCTACCTGCGGCTTCCGGGCAAGAAACCGAGGCCTTGCGTCCTTGAAGGATGGCGTGCACATCAGGGTCGCGCCCTAATCACGGTTGATCGTTCCCAAGGGCGGGATCAGGCCGAGGCGTGGCGTGGTGCCGACGTGCTGGCGCGGGAACGCGACCTGCCGCCGCTGGACGAGGATGAGTATCGCTCCGAGGACCTGGTCGGCCTGCCGGTCATGCATGTCAACGGCTCCCGCATAGGTCTTCTGGAAGATATCCGCGACGTGGCCGGTCAGGAGCTGTGGTTCATTCACGATGAGGCTGGCAACGAGATCATGCTTCCGGCCGTGGACGAGTTCATTCTCGATATCGACATCGATGCCGGAGTCATCCTGGTCGATCCCCCGGACGGCCTGCTCGAATTGTATCAACAGCCGTAA